The following proteins come from a genomic window of Corynebacterium crudilactis:
- the dnaA gene encoding chromosomal replication initiator protein DnaA → MSQNSSSLLETWRQVVADLTTLSQQPDSGFDPLTPTQRASLNLTKPIAIVDGYAVLSTPHAMAKNVIEQDLGESLTRVLSLRMGRSFSLAVSVEPEQEAPEKPVQQEFRYQPESAQGQQSSPNKTPKQYEVGGSGEASTGDGWERTHSAPEPRQDLEPQAPQRIPRETPAHNPNREVSLNPKYTFESFVIGPFNRFANAAAVAVAESPAKAFNPLFISGGSGLGKTHLLHAVGNYAQELQPGLRIKYVSSEEFTNDYINSVRDDRQETFKRRYRNLDILMVDDIQFLAGKEGTQEEFFHTFNALHQADKQIILSSDRPPKQLTTLEDRLRTRFEGGLITDIQPPDLETRIAILMKKAQTDGTHVDREVMELIASRFESSIRELEGALIRVSAYSSLINQPIDKEMAIVALRDILPEPEDMEITAPVIMEVTAEYFEISVDTLRGAGKTRAVAHARQLAMYLCRELTDMSLPKIGDVFGGKDHTTVMYADRKIRQEMTEKRDTYDEIQQLTQLIKSRGRN, encoded by the coding sequence GTGAGCCAGAACTCATCTTCTTTGCTCGAAACATGGAGGCAGGTTGTTGCTGACCTCACTACTTTGAGCCAACAACCCGACAGTGGATTCGACCCGTTGACACCTACTCAACGCGCATCCTTGAATCTGACTAAGCCAATTGCCATCGTGGACGGCTACGCTGTGCTGTCCACTCCGCATGCCATGGCTAAAAATGTCATTGAACAGGACTTGGGTGAATCCCTCACGCGTGTTTTGTCCCTGAGAATGGGACGCTCTTTCAGTTTGGCTGTCAGCGTGGAGCCGGAGCAGGAAGCTCCAGAAAAGCCTGTTCAACAGGAGTTTAGGTACCAACCTGAGTCTGCGCAGGGCCAACAGAGCTCACCTAATAAAACCCCGAAGCAGTACGAAGTTGGTGGAAGTGGGGAGGCGTCGACAGGCGATGGCTGGGAACGCACTCATTCAGCACCCGAGCCACGCCAGGACCTGGAGCCACAAGCTCCACAACGTATTCCACGCGAAACACCAGCTCACAACCCTAATAGGGAAGTGTCGCTCAACCCGAAGTACACATTTGAAAGCTTCGTGATTGGGCCGTTTAACCGTTTCGCCAATGCGGCAGCTGTTGCCGTTGCAGAAAGCCCTGCGAAGGCATTCAACCCACTGTTTATTTCCGGCGGTTCAGGTCTAGGCAAGACTCACCTGCTCCACGCAGTGGGAAATTACGCGCAAGAATTGCAGCCTGGCCTGCGGATTAAGTATGTCTCGAGTGAGGAATTCACGAATGACTACATCAATTCCGTGCGCGATGACCGCCAGGAAACTTTCAAACGCCGTTACCGCAATTTGGATATCCTCATGGTCGATGACATCCAATTTTTAGCAGGTAAAGAAGGTACTCAGGAAGAGTTTTTCCACACCTTTAATGCATTACACCAGGCAGATAAACAAATTATTTTGTCTTCCGACCGTCCTCCTAAACAGCTGACCACGCTGGAAGATCGACTTCGCACCCGTTTTGAAGGTGGTCTCATCACAGATATTCAGCCGCCAGATCTAGAAACTCGCATTGCGATTTTGATGAAGAAGGCGCAAACCGATGGCACTCATGTCGATCGCGAAGTGATGGAGCTTATTGCCAGCCGTTTTGAGTCCTCAATTCGAGAGCTTGAAGGCGCATTAATTCGTGTATCTGCATATTCTTCTTTAATCAATCAGCCGATCGATAAAGAAATGGCCATCGTGGCGCTGCGCGATATCTTGCCAGAGCCAGAAGATATGGAGATTACTGCTCCAGTAATCATGGAAGTAACTGCAGAATATTTTGAGATTTCTGTAGATACACTGCGTGGAGCAGGTAAAACTAGGGCAGTGGCGCATGCACGCCAGTTGGCCATGTACCTCTGCCGCGAACTCACGGATATGTCACTTCCTAAAATTGGTGATGTCTTTGGCGGTAAAGACCACACAACGGTCATGTATGCCGATCGTAAGATTCGCCAGGAAATGACAGAAAAACGCGATACTTACGATGAGATCCAGCAGCTCACCCAGCTGATCAAATCACGAGGCCGCAACTAG